In Caldicoprobacter guelmensis, the genomic stretch GCCCATGACGTGCCAGGTATTGGGCACGGCGTGGCAGAAGGTATGTACCCTTCCTTTGGGGTCTATCTTTACCTGATCCATATAAGCAAAAACCACTCCGGATGTGCCAATGGTTGAAGATATAACCCCTGGCTTGACTATGCCATTGCCCACGGCACCGGCTGCCTGGTCACCGCCACCGCCTACAACCGGCGTACCAGGAAGTAAGCCCGTCAGTTGTGCAGCCTGCTGGCTCACCCTGCCGCTGACCTCCGGCGACTCATACACAGCCGGCAACCAATTAAAATCAATTTCAAGCTTATCCACTACTTCCCGACTCCAGGTCCTTTTGGGCACATCCAAGAACTGCATCCCGCTGGCATCGGATACCTCAGTAGCAAACTCGCCCGTAAGCCTGTACCTTATGTAGTCTTTTGGAAGCAATATCTTGTTTATCTTTTCAAATATCTCGGGCTGATGGTTTTTTACCCACATCACCTTGGAAGCGGTAAAGCCTGTCAATGCAGGATTAGCGGTGATTTCAATTAGCCTCTCTTTCCCTATAATCTCGGTTATTTGATCGCATTCCTCCTGAGTGCGCTGGTCGCACCATATTATGGCAGGCCTTAATACCTTACCCTCTTTATCCAAAAGCACCATCCCGTGCATCTGACCAGTCAAGCCTACACCCTTAACATCAGAGGGGTTAACTCCGCTCTTTGCCAATACCTCCCTTATGGTCTCAACAGCTGCGTTCCACCAGTCCTCCGGCTCCTGCTCGGCCCAGCCAATCTGCGGCTGATAAAGCGGATATTCTTCCGTGGCGCTGGCCACCGTATTTCCTCTTTCGTCAAACAGCGCAGTTTTGGTCCCCGAAGTTCCAATATCGATTCCAAGCAAATAAGCCATAGATAAAACCCTCCTGTCGTTTTGTTATAGTAATTTTCCTCTTTGAAGCTTTCTATGGATTTATTCTACAAAAAAAGTTGTTTCCCTTTATATCCTTAACAAAATTTTCGAACTTCATCCGCTATTCATTCTTATTCCTTCGCCAATAGTCAGCCTTGCTAATACAGCCTGATTATGGGCAGGCCACCCGACCATATAACTCAGTCGGATGGCCCTAATCTTACATTTCATTAGGATAAACCATGATCTTTATATGCTTTGCTTTGTTAATACGCGCTTCTTCAAGGGCTTGAGCAGTTTGAGCCAAAGAAAACCTTCCAGTAACAAGTGACCTTACATCGGCTATACCTGAAGATAATATATCAATCCCCTTGGGATAAGTATTAGCATATCTAAATATCCCGTATATATCTACTTCTTTATCAGCGATTTCGGGAACATTGAGAGGAATATTATCCTGGGCCGGCAGCCCTACAACAGCCAGTTTTCCCCCACGGCATAGACTGGCCAATGCATCCTGAAGCGTTTTGGGATGGCCTGCCGCTTCTATAGCCACATCCACTCCTCGTTTATCTGTAAAATCCAAAATCTCCTTGAGCGCATCAGCCTCCTTGGCATTAATCGCCAAAGTCGCCCCCACTTCCTTTGCAGCCTTCAACCTAATTTCTTCAAGGTCAACCGCTATTATCCTGCTGGCACCAAAGGCTTTGGCTGCAACCACTGCCATCAATCCCACAGGCCCTAATCCAAATATGGCTACCGTACTACCAGGTCTTATACCCGCTCTGGTGGCAGCATGTATCCCTACCGAAAATGGCTCAATCATGGCCGCTTCTTCAAATGTCAGGTGATCGGGTATATGAAATACAAAGTCTTGCCTATGCTTAAAATACTGAACAAACGCCCCATCATACGGCGGAGTGGCCAAGAACTTCACATCAGGGCACAGGTTATACCGTCCTTGCTTGCAATACTCACAGGTACCGCAGGTAACACCGGGCTCAACAGCTACCCTGTCACCCACTTTAAAACGCGTGACGTTATCTCCCACCGCAGCGACAATGCCGGCGCATTCATGCCCAAGTATGATCGGCTTTTCTACCACATACCTTCCGATTCTGCCGGTTTCATAATAGTGTACATCCGAACCGCACACGCCCACCGCCATAACCTTTATGAGCACTTCATCTGGCCCCACCTCTGGAACAGGCCTGTCTTCAAGCACGATCTCAAAAGGCTTTCTCAAAACCGCCGCTTTCATTCTGTCAGGCAAATCAGCTGTTATCGACATAAAAAACCACCCCCCTCCTTGCCCCTCATAAAATTTACCTAAACTCAAAATACCACTTTATATAATCTAAAATTCAATGTCCTCCCTCGAAGGAAAGCATAAAACTGAATCCACTATACTACCGTAACCTTTGTGGTAAATTTCTTATCATTGCCACCGATGATAATCTTCTTACCCACCAGCTCAAATTGACCTTTAGCCCGTATATCCTCCGAAGAACTGCCAATGAAAACATCAACCTTACCCGGCTCTACCACAAAGTCCATATTTTCATCGTAAAACCCTAATAGAGAAACAGGCATATCAAATATCACTGTCTTAGTCTGGCCAGGCTCAAGATGAATGCGTTTAAATCCTTTAAGCTCTTTCACAGGTCTAGTTACGTTTTGAGCTGGAACATGGACGTACAGCTGCACTACTTCGTCTCCCTTTATTTTACCGGTGTTTGTTACATCAATCTGTATTCGCACCTCTCCCTTTACATCCACATTTTCAGGCGATATCCTGAGGTTGCTGTACTCAAAAGTTGTATAGCTCAGTCCGTAACCAAATGGATACAAAGGCTTTGTGCTGCAGTCTACATAGTCGCCCAGCCAGTGCGAGCGTCCTCCTGAGGGTTTATGTCCATAATATACCGGTACCTGTCCTACTGTACGCGGGAAGCTAATAGGGAGCTTACCCCCTGGATTGTAGTCCCCAAACAATACGTCTGCTACAGCTCTTCCTCCTTCTTCACCGGGAAGCCATGCCTCAACTATCGCAGGAATATTTTCATGCAACCAGGTTATGGAAAGCGGCCTCGCGTTAACCAATACAACCACAACAGGAGTACCAGTAGCATACACCGCTTTTATGAGTTTCTCCTGTTTCCCTGTCAAATTCAAATCAGCCCTGTCTCTGGCTTCTCCTGACGTGCAGCCAAGAATAAGCCCTGACCTATCTCCAACAACTACAATGGCTACATCGGCTTTCTTAGCTATTTCAACTGCTTCATCAAAGCCGCTTTCATCATCACCTAAAACGTCACAACCTTTTGCATACAAAACCTCGGTATCAGCAGACACTTTCTCCTTAATCCCATCAAGCACGCTGACCATGGGTACAAACAGGTCTTCATCATTCAAACTTGCATAGGTAGGCTTTGCGGTGTCAAAGGTATCAGCCATCCTTTGCAGGGTTTCAATATGGCAAGGATAAGCATAATCTCCTATCATATTCCGGATATTGTGAGCATTGGGACCTATAACCGCTACTTTGCGTATCTCCTTGCTCAACGGTAATAGATTATTCTCGTTTTTGAGCAATACTATTGATTCCTGCGCCACTCGACGGGCAAGCTCACGCTGCTCGGGTATATCAAATACCGATTTAGCCTTTGAAGGCTCAACATAGGGATTTTCGAACAATCCCAATCTAAATTTGTGCTCCAAAATGCGTGCCACCACTTTGTCGATCACATCTTCTGAAACAAGGCCCTGTTCCACAGCTGCCTTTAACGGCAAACCGTAGCAATCAGTGCTTGGGAGCTCTATATCGACTCCTGCTTCAATGGCTTTTTTGGCAGCCAGTATCTTATCCGGGTTGAGCTTATGATATTCATACAACATGTTAATAGCAAAATAATCGGACACTGTAAGGCCTTCAAAACCCCATTCATCCCGCAATATACTTTTCAAGAGTCGGCTTGAGGCGTGACAGGGTATGCCATCTATTTCATGATAAGCAGGCATAATACACGCTAATTTTGCTTCCTTGACCGCCGCCTCAAATGGGAATAAATAAACCTCTCTTAACTCCCTTTCCGGGATATGCGCAGGCGCCCAGTTCATGCCACCTTCTGACATTCCATATCCAACAAAGTGCTTCCCGGTGGCCATGATTCCATCATGCAAGCCTTCACCCTGTAGACCCTTAATATACGCAATACCCATTTGAGCTACCAGATAAGGGTCTTCTCCAAATGTTTCCTCCGTCCTCCCCCATCTTGGGTCTCGTGTTACGTCCAACAATGGTGCCAACGCTTGGTGTGCCCCCGCTGCCTTCATCTGTATCCTAATTACCTCTCCTATGGCCTTGGCAGCCTCGGTATCCCATGTACTTGCCACACCGATGGTCTGAGGAAAACATGTGGCCCCTTTGGCCATAAAACCACTGCAGGACTCCTCATGTACAATAGCCGGTATGCCCAGGCGAGTGTTGTTTACAAGATAGTCCTGTATCTCATTTGCTATTTTGGCACAGGATTCGGGGTCAAGGTTGCTGGCGCCGGCTATCCTGGTAATCTGCCCTATTCCATGCCCAATCTTACAAGCTGCTTTCTCAGGGGAAAATTTTGTATCATCAAGTATTTCATACACCCAAACAGCACTCAGCTGAGCTATCTTTTCATCCAGTGTCATTCGTGATAACAAATCTTTTACTCGATCTTCAACCGGCTTACTCTTATCTTTATATAAGGCTTCTGCCATACATGCCCCTCCCTCGTTTTAAAAGACCATGACGTCCCTGGTACACAATAAACTTATCTTTTTGAGTAAGTGTATTTTAATTGATAACGCTCATTTAACATTTAGCAGATACTCATTTATCAACGCCTTTATTACTTCCTGCCTACCAGAGCGGTTTTTGATCACCGGATTTTGCATCGCATACTGCTCAAGGGTATGGAAATTGGCTTTGCCGGTTACTATATCCAGCCCTATGCCACTTCTGTAACTGCTGTACCGCTCCTCTATGAACTTATCTATCACCTTGTCCTCAATCAGCTTTGCAGCCACCTTGAGGCCTATGGCGTAAGTATCCATACCTGCAATGTGAGCATAGAACAGGTCCTCCGGTTCAAAAGAGCCTCGCCTTACCTTAGCATCAAAATTGACACCACCAGTGGTAAAGCCACCCGCCTTGAGTATCTCATACATTGCCAAAGTGGTGACATAAAGGTCAGTTGGGAATTCATCTGTATCCCAACCCAAAAGCAAATCCCCCTGGTTGGCATCAATGGACCCCAGCATGCCGTACAGGCTGGCCACCCTAAGCTCATGCTCAAATGTGTGTCCTGCTAAGGTAGCGTGATTGGCCTCTATGTTTAGCTTAAAGTAGTCTTTCAGCCCATAATGCTGTAAAAATGCGATAGTAGTCGCAGCATCAAAATCATATTGATGCTTTGTGGGTTCCTTAGGCTTGGGCTCTATCAAAAACTGTCCCTTAAAGCCGATCTCCTTGGCATATTCCACCGCCATATGTAAAAATCTAGCTAGATTGTCAAGCTCCAACTTCATGTCGGTGTTAAGCAGGGTCTCGTAACCTTCCCTGCCACCCCAGAACACGAAGTTTTCTGCACCAAGCTCCACTGCTATCTCGAGGCTTTTCTTTACCTGTGCTGCAGCATAGGCAAACACGTCGGCATTGCAGGATGTAGCGGCCCCATGCACATACCTGGGATGGCTAAACAAGTTGGCAGTATTCCATAAAAGCTTCGCCTTGCTGGTCTTCATGTACTCCTTTATCATGGACACTATGACATCAAGATTCTTATTAGTTTCTGCTAAAGTCTCTCCCTCTGGTGCGATATCTCGATCATGGAAACAGAAGAAGGGAACATTGAGCTTTTCAAAAAACTCAAAAGCTGCTTCTACTCTGGCCTTTGCTAGGTCCATGCCCGTATACTTATCCCATGGGCGTATCATGGTTTTTTCGCCAAAAGGATCAGAGCCACCGCCTGTAAATGTGTGCCAGTAAGCTACCGCAAATCTTAGATGCTGTTCCATAGTTTTGCCCATTATAACCTCTGAGGGGTTGTAATGCTTAAACGCTAGAGGATTTTTGGATTCTGGACCTTCGTATGCAATTGGTTTGATGTTGTCAAAATAAGCCATATAGTATACTCTCCTTTCTAAAAAATTTTAAAAATATTATTCAGCCAAACGTTTTTTTAAAATTTCTAAATACCTAAGTTTTGTGCAAACATCACTTAACAAATGGTTAAATAAGGAAACTCAACTGGACATACCTTGGCCTTGTTAACGCTTCTATTAAGAGTCTAGCCAGCTTGGTAAGCGGCGGTATTGTCACATGTATCCCTTCCGCTGTCCTCTCCACAAAACCTTTAACTCGAGAGCATTTCTTCACTAAAGTCTTTACCCCCATCTCCCTAAGCTCGCTACCTCCTAGCTTTATCTCCTTAAACCATGTAATAAGATTATGTGTCATTGCCATTATCAACAAAAAAGTATAAATGCCATAAAATTTACTGGTCCTTAAGTTCTTTATGCCATATATGTTCTTTGCCATCTTGAAAAATGCTTCTATCGTTTGTCTCCCATTGTAAAAATGAAAAGCCTCCTCACATGATAACTTCTCCCTACTTATGTTGGTATAAAGCATTGTATATGTTAAATTACCATCTTTGTTCCTAAACCGTACCAGTATAACTCTCATCCTCTTGTATAATAAATAACTATTTCGACAAAGGTGGCTATTACCCTTTATGTAATTATTGGTAGA encodes the following:
- the xylB gene encoding xylulokinase, encoding MAYLLGIDIGTSGTKTALFDERGNTVASATEEYPLYQPQIGWAEQEPEDWWNAAVETIREVLAKSGVNPSDVKGVGLTGQMHGMVLLDKEGKVLRPAIIWCDQRTQEECDQITEIIGKERLIEITANPALTGFTASKVMWVKNHQPEIFEKINKILLPKDYIRYRLTGEFATEVSDASGMQFLDVPKRTWSREVVDKLEIDFNWLPAVYESPEVSGRVSQQAAQLTGLLPGTPVVGGGGDQAAGAVGNGIVKPGVISSTIGTSGVVFAYMDQVKIDPKGRVHTFCHAVPNTWHVMGVTQGAGLSLQWMRNNFGGMERELAKFMGIDPYVLMDAEAEKAVPGCQGLIYLPYLMGERTPHLDPYAKGVFFGLSAKHGRNEMIRAVMEGVAYSLRDCLEIIKEMGVEVSEVRASGGGGKSKLWRQIQADVFNSPITTINSTEGPAFGAALLAGVGTGVYSSVPEACEVAIKRVGVQYPIEDNVKIYNRYYEVYKQLYYSLKDSYLKVAQIERELSGLV
- a CDS encoding NAD(P)-dependent alcohol dehydrogenase; the encoded protein is MSITADLPDRMKAAVLRKPFEIVLEDRPVPEVGPDEVLIKVMAVGVCGSDVHYYETGRIGRYVVEKPIILGHECAGIVAAVGDNVTRFKVGDRVAVEPGVTCGTCEYCKQGRYNLCPDVKFLATPPYDGAFVQYFKHRQDFVFHIPDHLTFEEAAMIEPFSVGIHAATRAGIRPGSTVAIFGLGPVGLMAVVAAKAFGASRIIAVDLEEIRLKAAKEVGATLAINAKEADALKEILDFTDKRGVDVAIEAAGHPKTLQDALASLCRGGKLAVVGLPAQDNIPLNVPEIADKEVDIYGIFRYANTYPKGIDILSSGIADVRSLVTGRFSLAQTAQALEEARINKAKHIKIMVYPNEM
- a CDS encoding glycoside hydrolase family 3 N-terminal domain-containing protein; this translates as MAEALYKDKSKPVEDRVKDLLSRMTLDEKIAQLSAVWVYEILDDTKFSPEKAACKIGHGIGQITRIAGASNLDPESCAKIANEIQDYLVNNTRLGIPAIVHEESCSGFMAKGATCFPQTIGVASTWDTEAAKAIGEVIRIQMKAAGAHQALAPLLDVTRDPRWGRTEETFGEDPYLVAQMGIAYIKGLQGEGLHDGIMATGKHFVGYGMSEGGMNWAPAHIPERELREVYLFPFEAAVKEAKLACIMPAYHEIDGIPCHASSRLLKSILRDEWGFEGLTVSDYFAINMLYEYHKLNPDKILAAKKAIEAGVDIELPSTDCYGLPLKAAVEQGLVSEDVIDKVVARILEHKFRLGLFENPYVEPSKAKSVFDIPEQRELARRVAQESIVLLKNENNLLPLSKEIRKVAVIGPNAHNIRNMIGDYAYPCHIETLQRMADTFDTAKPTYASLNDEDLFVPMVSVLDGIKEKVSADTEVLYAKGCDVLGDDESGFDEAVEIAKKADVAIVVVGDRSGLILGCTSGEARDRADLNLTGKQEKLIKAVYATGTPVVVVLVNARPLSITWLHENIPAIVEAWLPGEEGGRAVADVLFGDYNPGGKLPISFPRTVGQVPVYYGHKPSGGRSHWLGDYVDCSTKPLYPFGYGLSYTTFEYSNLRISPENVDVKGEVRIQIDVTNTGKIKGDEVVQLYVHVPAQNVTRPVKELKGFKRIHLEPGQTKTVIFDMPVSLLGFYDENMDFVVEPGKVDVFIGSSSEDIRAKGQFELVGKKIIIGGNDKKFTTKVTVV
- the xylA gene encoding xylose isomerase; amino-acid sequence: MAYFDNIKPIAYEGPESKNPLAFKHYNPSEVIMGKTMEQHLRFAVAYWHTFTGGGSDPFGEKTMIRPWDKYTGMDLAKARVEAAFEFFEKLNVPFFCFHDRDIAPEGETLAETNKNLDVIVSMIKEYMKTSKAKLLWNTANLFSHPRYVHGAATSCNADVFAYAAAQVKKSLEIAVELGAENFVFWGGREGYETLLNTDMKLELDNLARFLHMAVEYAKEIGFKGQFLIEPKPKEPTKHQYDFDAATTIAFLQHYGLKDYFKLNIEANHATLAGHTFEHELRVASLYGMLGSIDANQGDLLLGWDTDEFPTDLYVTTLAMYEILKAGGFTTGGVNFDAKVRRGSFEPEDLFYAHIAGMDTYAIGLKVAAKLIEDKVIDKFIEERYSSYRSGIGLDIVTGKANFHTLEQYAMQNPVIKNRSGRQEVIKALINEYLLNVK
- a CDS encoding transposase, coding for MRVILVRFRNKDGNLTYTMLYTNISREKLSCEEAFHFYNGRQTIEAFFKMAKNIYGIKNLRTSKFYGIYTFLLIMAMTHNLITWFKEIKLGGSELREMGVKTLVKKCSRVKGFVERTAEGIHVTIPPLTKLARLLIEALTRPRYVQLSFLI